TGCGGGGACAGGGCGGGATCGGGCCCGGTGGACGCGGGGACAgggcgggatggggcccggTGAGTGCGGGGACAgggcgggatggggcccggTGGACGCGGGGACAgggcgggatggggcccggTGAGTGCGGGGACAGGGCGGGATCGGGATCGGTGGACGCGGGGACAgggcgggatggggcccggTGAGTGCGGGGACAGggcgggatcgggatcgggctCGGTGAGCCGCAGGGATAGGCCGGGATCGGGCCCGGTGAGCCGCAGGGACAGGCCGGGATCGGGCCCGGTGAGCCGCAGGGATAGGCCGGGATCGGGCCCGGTGAGCCGCAGGGacgggccgggcccgccggtGCTGAGCTCGCCCCGCCGCTCTCCGCTGTCGCCGCAGGGCCGCCGCGGTGCCGGTGCTGCTCGGAGCCGCCGCGCTCACGGCCGCGCTGCTGCTCTTCCCCCGGGAGGGCGAGAGTCCGGCCCCGGCCGGCGCTGAGGAGGTGAGCCCGGGCATGAGCGGCCGGGCGGTCCCGGGGCGGGAGGAGCCGTGCCCCGGGTGTCCCCCGAGGCCCCGGGGATGGGCCTGGATTGGCTCCCAGGGTGCCCTGAGGACTCAGGGGTCGCCCCTGGAGACCAGTGCAtggccccagctgctgccctgaggCTCCGGGGATGGGCCTTTACCTTGGGAATGGCCCCAGATGGGTCTTTGACCCAGGGATGGGCCCCAGTGGCCATCGCGAAGCCCTCCTGGGAATGGTTCTTTACCCCAGGGATAGGCCGAAAGGATGCCCTGAGGCCCCGGGAATGGACTTCCACCTCAGAGATAGCCCCGGCACCATCCCTGATGCCCGGGGGATTGCCCTGTGCTGGCTTTTTGCTCTCCTGCGGCTGTTCTCGGGCGCCTCTCCCGCTGGCACAGGCCGTGTCGCTCGCGGAGCCGGTAACTATTAATTTCTCTAACTAAATTGCTGATTTACACACTGTTCATCAGACCCATGGGGTTCGGCTGCCCTCCTCCCATCCCCGGGGGCTCTGGGCAGGGATTgcactcccagctccagcagcctctgctccctCTCTGCCATTCCCTTTCCTTAGAGTTTTCCTTCCAATTCTGCAGCCTTTCACTTTTCCCCCAGCTCTGTTTTCTGATTAAAGCCCAATAACAGCTCTTTAGCTCTCTTGTAGGTTATTGCCATGCTCGAGCATGAAGCCACCTGCATTGTCAGGCACAGGGATCTCCCCCAGGTTTTGGATCAGGCTGTCTGAGCTGCCACCTTGAGCCCTCCCAGAGCTCTTTGGGCTTTGAATACACAAAGTTTTGTGGCCTTTCAGGTGCCGTTTCCTCTGTTCTATTATTAATGCATGATAATTACTGCTCTTCTGGTTCTTGTTCTGTGTAAATCCCTACTAAAAGATACTTAcaatgttcttttcttctctctgtgtcACATCTGACCCGCTTGTGTGAAGGTTAGGAGTGAGATGAAGGGCAGCCCAGCACATGTTTGTTGCCTGGGAGGCAAATGGAATTGGAAAGCTTATTTTTTTACGGATCTTCAATTGGACTGGACCTGCCCTGCCTATCAATAATACATGACCTGGGCTTTCTGCACCAAAACTCGGCTAATTGGCTAATTAAAAAGTGAAACGTGCAGAAGGAGCCGGCGCTTCTCTCACCAGAGactctctgcagcagcaccagggctgaGCTAATGCGATGGATAAAGCTGAGCCGGGGCTGAGCGGAGCTCTGGGGGTCTTGGGAGCAGAGAGGGGGATTTCATAAGCAGCCTCCTCACTGTGGGCTGCTCTTTGTGTCTTGCCTAGCTACCACAgctttttgttttggctttgtttttttttccttttctcactaTCTCCCTTCTAAAAGGCAATCAGGGCTGGAGGTTTGTGGCTGGGGAGAACTGCTTCAGGCCTTGACTCCTGTCTCTTCCCTGTGCTCAGTGCAGTGCTGCTCCACGTTAACATTCCCAGTAGCTTTTTGCAGGGATTCTTGTGCTGGTTTGTCGCACACCCACAGAGAGTGCCCGTGCCGGGGATGAAAAGCAAGGAGGGAAACCTGGGGGAGCCCAGAGGTTCTCTTTTCCAGGACGTGGTGTGCTCCCTCCAGGCTCCTGGAGCAGATGGGGGCTGTGATGTGCCGGGTTCTTTGTGTTTCTCTTCCCTGCAGATTGTGGACACCTTCTTCATTGGCCGCTTCATCCTCCTGGCTGTGATGAGCCTGGTTTTCTTTGGGtgcctgttcctgctcctgATTTACCACCTCATGGAACCTGTGTATGCCAAGCCGCTCCACAGCAGCTAGAGACAGCCACCTCTGCACAGAGGAAATCCTGATTTCGTGGGAATAAACCAGAGACCACGAGACTGTTCTGGAGGTGACCACGATGGTTTTTCTGAGCTCAGAAAGAGCCGGCAAAGCAAGTGAAGTCTTTGCTTCATCTACAGAAGCAAAGTTTGGTCTGAGCACGAGCCCGTTCTTCCCCAGGGGGTTCAAAGCTCTGCACCTGCAAAGGTGTGTGAACCTCTGAATCCTGCTCTCGTTTACAAGAGAGCTGAGATGCAGGCACTTGGTGCTGCTCTTGATCCAGTGCACTGAACTGAACCCACGTGGTTTGTTACTGTTACCCACAAGAGACGGTTCCTTCCTGCTCCTTTTTCACTGTGGTTTAATAAAACTCTTGGAGAAATCCCTGACTCAGGCTTTATTTATTCTACAGGGATGTCACATTTGGCCATGCTGTGGGGACAGTGCCCATGAGAACTGCCTTTTTCTGGGGCAGACGTGGGGGGTTGAGGAAAAAACAAGCCAAATAAACATCAGTGTGTGGCTGTGGATTGTTTGGGATGGTCCCTTGGACTGGAACTCGGGGGCTTTGGAGTGGGGAGTGAATAATGTGCAAAATGATACCGGAACAGCAAAGGGAAAGCTGCCCTCCCCAAGTGAGGGAAAAGCTGTGTCTCACCCCCCTGTGCCGAGTCCTGCCAGCCATGGAACAGCCCCTTGCTGATACCTGAGTGTTCCCTGCCTGGGAAGGACCCCGAGGTGTCACCCTGGGTGCTGCCAAAGGCTCACAGTTGCTGCCACCCTGAAACTTCAAACCATTGCTCGATTCTAGCACagatcctgctgcagctgctggtcaACCCCAATGCCTTCCCtgtccctcttttccctcctggGGGAGAAAACACTCTCTATGTTTTGCTATGGGGTTGAATCCCATTTTTGTCCCTATTTTGGGGGGAAGCCAGGGGAACAGCCCTGCTGAAACAGAGCAGCGGTCAGGGTCAATACAGCCAAAAACTTGAGGCAGAAACttagatttttattattttactcattttacggattttttttttcattttgaactgAAGCCAGTAAATTAAAGAACCAACTGGAttttcccagccctgtcctgacAGCTGTCAGTCACCAAACAGTTTTTCAGGACATGAAAGATTGATAAGGCAGAGCCAGTGGGCGTGGAGGTGATGCTTCCCCAGCAGAAAATGCCCCAGCACCCCAGAGCACTAACTCAGTCAGCTAAAAAATGCAAGCACAGTcccaaaaaaagcagagaagaggCATCTCTGCTTTCCAAACTGCTCAATCCCTTCCTGTCCTGATGCCTGTGTCCAAGGGAGCCGAAAAATTGTGTTAAGGAACACGCCGAGCGTTTATGCAACACAAGCACATTGGGGTCTCTTGGTGATTTTGATGTTACGCCTGAAACAAAATTCATATTTAATTCAGCATCTTAATAATGTTTATGAACACGGAGTTTGtctggcagctccagctctgtgcCTGCCGTGTCGTTATCCCCACTTTTGTGGGATGGTTTGGGGAGCCTCAGTGAGGCCACGGCGGCGTTTCACCAGGGCTTCAGTCCAACGAATGGGAGggaaagcacagcaaaagcagctgggacactaaaaacccaaccctaaaagCAGAAACGTGAAACTTCTCCCCATTTTGCACTGTAATTAAACCCAAATAAGGGCTTTTTCTGTCCCCTTAAACTGTTTGTGACTAAAATGAAATCAAAAGCTGATCGTGCAGGAGTTATTTTGGGGAGAGCAGAAAGCCATGCTGCAAGAGAGACGTGGTAGCTCCTGCTCAAGGAGGCCATTTCAGCattttcccaaaaatcccattaactGGGGAAAGGGCCTCATGTGCTCTCACCCCCACCAAGATATTTCAAgctccatcctcatccttctcAACCCTTGGCAGTGGGGAACAACCAGCTGGATGAGCTCAAGCTGGGctctctgtatttatttattctggGGAGTTCTGCTCCTCCCCGCACAGGGGCTTTCCAAACGGTTCCAGTTTAtttttggaaaaggaaagaccACGTCAAGGAATTGGTATGAGCCGGAGCTGCTTCCCAACCAGCCCCAAATGGTGATTTTTTGCTTCCATCCCCATCTCAGACCTCCAGCTCCTGGAAGATAACCTCTTGCTGGCACATCTGCCTCCGTCTAGCAGCCTGATCCTTTATTTTGGAATTAATGTGCCACAGGAGGGCAGGTTTGTCTTAAACCCCAACCTCTCAGTTGCTGGTGAGGGTTTTGGGACCTCGGAGGATGTTCTTTGGGATCTCCTTTGGGTCAAggagccctgctccagcccgaACTTATCCAGCCTTCCTCTTGCAGGATGCGAGAGCCAGATCTGCCGTGTCCCGAGGTGCAAGCCCCATGCAGGCAAAAAATCGGGCTGAATCTCAGCACTAAAAATCCCATGTGTGCCAGGATGAGGGCAGACCGGCTGCTTTCAGGTCAGGCGGAAAACCAGCCCGTTTTCCCCCCTAAATTCTCTGCCTGGCTGGTCAGAAATGAGCAGGGATGCTCCTACACCGGGATGCTCCCACACCGGGATGCCGGTGCCCAGCCAGTCCCAGGCTCACCAGCCCGagggcagctgctccctcctgcctgaGGCCAGGCAGGGAGCAGTGCCAAAGCAGACGTGGAGGGAGCACGAGTGTCTGCAGGGGAAACTCCTCTCCTTGATTTAAAGTCCTTGGATGACGGCAATTCCTCATGTCTCACGCTGCTCTCTGCTGGCACTTAATTACCCTCACTGGAAAAACTGCCCTCAGATTTCCACCTTGACTTTGCTGACTTCAGCTTCCCAGCTGTTGGATCCTGATTTGCCTTTGGCTGCTAATTAAAAAGCCCTTCAGCCTTTGCCAGCTGCTCCTTGCATAGGTAATTACAGACCGTGCCCCAGCCACCTCTTCACCTTCCCAGCAGACCAGCGGCATTCCTCCAAAATCTGTGTGCGCAACCTCTTCCCAATCTGCCTGCTGGTGAATGGTGTTGCTGTGCTGGGGGACTGTGGGGTCACctggaaaaaatcccaagcCTAAAGAGCCCAAACCAAGCCTAAAGAGCCCAAATCAAACCTAAAGAGCCCATTTCAGGTGGATTTGTCCCATCACAGGACGGAGGTGGACACGTGTCCCTGCTCTGAGGGCTCGCACAGCCCCTCACTGCCATGCAGTGCCCAAGGGGCTCGTGGTGGAGGAAAAGCAGCGGCCCCTTATCCAGCAGAAGAGGAACAAGGCAAGTTGCCTTCCAGATTCCTCCCAGAGGATCTCAGCTCCATTTAAACAGTTTTTTGGCTAAGGCAAATGCAGGGGATCCACTCTCTGCCTTCCCGCTCAACCCTCAATTCCAAAGCCCAGTGAGATCTGGAGTTTTCTTTGGCATTTggctctttttattttcagcttaAAACTGCCATGGGCTGTGTGCCC
This is a stretch of genomic DNA from Aphelocoma coerulescens isolate FSJ_1873_10779 chromosome 24, UR_Acoe_1.0, whole genome shotgun sequence. It encodes these proteins:
- the TMEM218 gene encoding transmembrane protein 218, with product MAGALGVGPGVLALLLLWAMALLLVLALARAGRARAAAVPVLLGAAALTAALLLFPREGESPAPAGAEEIVDTFFIGRFILLAVMSLVFFGCLFLLLIYHLMEPVYAKPLHSS